The Cystobacter fuscus DSM 2262 genome includes a region encoding these proteins:
- a CDS encoding PIG-L deacetylase family protein, producing MQGSALIRDLSRQAFRSALARSARRLDEAELRRPAMVFAPHPDDETLGCGGTILLKRRLDVPVRIVFVTDGSGSHPELLPPEELSKLRAREALEASKLLGVDTSRVHLLGFPDRYLLEHREEAISRVVALLEAHRPEQLFVPYAAGENPDHGSTCLIVHEALRRVNRPVTVLEYAVWSWRYWPNVRRDGALWDPRTWVRNTASTVRGLVRSSAFRTCVNVHEVLAGKRAALARHTSQLERRHGDPRWVTLRDVDGGEFLECFFDGFEFYRRIDFNPRPIS from the coding sequence GTGCAAGGTAGCGCCCTGATTCGAGACCTGTCCCGGCAGGCCTTCCGCTCGGCCCTGGCGCGCTCGGCGCGGCGCCTCGACGAGGCGGAGCTGCGGCGTCCGGCCATGGTCTTCGCGCCGCACCCCGACGACGAGACGCTCGGCTGTGGCGGAACCATCCTCTTGAAGCGGCGCCTGGACGTGCCGGTGCGGATCGTCTTCGTGACGGATGGCTCCGGCTCGCATCCGGAGCTGCTCCCGCCCGAGGAGTTGAGCAAGCTGCGGGCACGCGAGGCCCTGGAGGCCTCGAAGCTCCTGGGAGTCGACACCTCGCGCGTGCACCTGCTGGGCTTTCCCGACCGCTACCTCCTGGAGCATCGGGAGGAGGCGATCTCCCGGGTCGTCGCCCTGCTCGAGGCTCATCGGCCCGAGCAGCTCTTCGTTCCCTACGCGGCCGGGGAGAACCCGGACCATGGCTCCACCTGCCTCATCGTGCACGAGGCCCTGCGGCGCGTGAACCGGCCCGTCACGGTCCTCGAGTACGCCGTCTGGTCCTGGCGCTACTGGCCGAACGTGCGCCGGGATGGCGCCTTGTGGGATCCGCGGACGTGGGTGCGCAATACGGCCTCGACGGTGAGGGGACTGGTGCGCTCCTCGGCGTTCCGCACGTGCGTGAACGTCCACGAGGTGCTCGCTGGCAAGCGGGCGGCCCTCGCCCGGCATACCTCCCAGTTGGAACGCCGCCACGGAGACCCGCGTTGGGTTACCCTCCGGGACGTCGACGGAGGGGAGTTCCTCGAATGCTTCTTCGACGGCTTCGAGTTCTATCGTCGCATCGACTTCAACCCACGACCCATCTCATGA
- a CDS encoding glycosyltransferase family 4 protein — protein MNQDQDTPAERAKVRVLFVAWFLRPDRKWLGEFLPPERFECSYVGLEERVDSTQKRTPGKKWLQLVQLALKARLHLARHPQDVIVTAFPQGGFTQGLVNLLTFERTPHIVWYFNCGHEYHGARKWLSRIAYRYVDRFIVYTKQERTAYARTFAVPESRFHFTYLTGVPLEAEKFRGARERFGLAPRYIAALGSSGRDYATLFKAVEGLPIQLVVVAHPHGLPGGPVPANVKVITSIPQQDYLSIIAEAELVAIPVNNQETASGQMTLIQAMSLGVPVVATRCIGTEDYIRHGENGWFVPMGDVEEWRRTLRSVLEDSEALGRTADHALRFAQERFTDRAGAQVLIDLAEELCPAAPREALA, from the coding sequence ATGAACCAAGACCAGGACACCCCAGCAGAGCGCGCCAAGGTGCGCGTCCTGTTCGTCGCGTGGTTCCTCCGCCCGGATCGCAAGTGGCTGGGCGAGTTCCTGCCCCCCGAGCGCTTCGAGTGCTCCTACGTGGGCCTGGAGGAACGCGTCGACTCGACCCAGAAGCGCACGCCCGGCAAGAAGTGGCTGCAGCTCGTCCAGCTCGCCCTGAAGGCCCGGTTGCACCTGGCGCGCCATCCGCAGGACGTGATCGTCACGGCCTTCCCGCAGGGAGGCTTCACGCAGGGGCTCGTGAACCTGCTGACCTTCGAGCGCACCCCGCATATCGTCTGGTACTTCAACTGCGGCCACGAGTACCACGGGGCGCGCAAGTGGCTGTCGCGCATCGCCTACCGGTACGTGGACCGGTTCATCGTCTACACGAAGCAAGAGCGCACCGCGTACGCGCGCACCTTCGCCGTGCCGGAGTCCCGCTTCCACTTCACGTACCTGACCGGGGTGCCGCTCGAGGCCGAGAAGTTCCGCGGGGCGCGCGAGCGCTTCGGGCTGGCGCCGCGCTACATCGCCGCGCTCGGCTCGTCGGGCCGGGACTACGCCACCCTCTTCAAGGCGGTGGAGGGCCTGCCCATCCAACTGGTGGTCGTGGCGCATCCGCATGGCCTGCCGGGCGGACCGGTCCCGGCCAACGTCAAGGTCATCACCAGCATCCCCCAGCAGGACTACCTGAGCATCATCGCGGAGGCGGAGCTCGTCGCCATTCCCGTCAACAACCAGGAGACGGCCAGCGGGCAGATGACGCTCATCCAGGCCATGTCGCTGGGCGTGCCGGTGGTGGCCACCCGGTGCATCGGCACCGAGGACTACATCCGCCACGGGGAGAACGGCTGGTTCGTGCCCATGGGGGACGTGGAGGAGTGGCGGCGCACGCTGCGCTCGGTGCTCGAGGACTCCGAGGCGCTTGGTCGCACGGCCGACCACGCGCTGCGCTTCGCCCAGGAGCGCTTCACCGACCGGGCGGGAGCCCAGGTGCTGATCGATCTGGCCGAGGAGCTGTGTCCGGCGGCCCCACGAGAGGCGCTGGCTTGA
- a CDS encoding O-antigen ligase family protein, translated as MEIKSILFLLVSAVVLYVGCGWVGRASWRKDVCVFLLVLGTVHSGLIDINLMSREWYRGTTRGLEWSWLDYLWIFVLVDELKRRRPGTAMPVCLSAMVLFVGYNALRVMTSDPWIFGVFELSKMIRATLLFLAVALYVKEERHLRIIVAALALSTSYEFLATVYSRVILGHARADGTLNHPNSLAMYNLMTAPMLFAVYLSDAPRKLRRLCGVGALLGTLSVVMTISRAGFIGILLLLFGVGLTCGFWKNPIRVAVSAVLLAVVGTGLYLKLGDAFNSRFETSLAAEYGDKPTEGRIVYLNLADLIVSERPWGCGLNNWSWCVTNRYGPMLGMRYLAYESTDERPRAGPIPAGSNVEAPQAAPAHSLYAITLGESGWLGVILLGVLWWRWLKLGASFLRARSKSFRSRFGTGVFFSLLGVVLQSLVEWEIRQTPLLFLLHILLGAVASLYPARPSRWVAARRRERARARRRLELSAPVTNPPSGVNA; from the coding sequence ATGGAAATCAAGTCGATCCTCTTCCTGCTGGTCTCGGCCGTGGTGCTCTACGTGGGGTGCGGCTGGGTGGGGCGCGCGTCCTGGCGCAAGGACGTCTGCGTCTTCCTCCTGGTGCTGGGCACCGTCCACTCCGGCCTCATCGACATCAACCTGATGAGCCGGGAGTGGTACCGCGGCACCACGCGAGGCCTCGAGTGGTCCTGGCTCGACTACCTGTGGATCTTCGTCCTCGTCGACGAGCTGAAGCGCAGAAGGCCCGGCACGGCCATGCCCGTGTGCCTGTCCGCCATGGTGCTGTTCGTCGGCTACAACGCGCTGCGCGTGATGACGTCGGACCCGTGGATCTTCGGCGTGTTCGAGCTGTCGAAGATGATCCGCGCCACCCTGCTCTTCCTCGCGGTGGCCCTCTACGTGAAGGAGGAGCGCCACCTGCGCATCATCGTCGCGGCCCTGGCGCTGTCGACCTCGTACGAATTCCTCGCGACCGTGTACTCGCGGGTCATCCTGGGCCATGCCCGGGCGGACGGGACGCTCAACCACCCGAACAGCCTGGCCATGTACAACCTGATGACGGCGCCGATGCTGTTCGCCGTCTACCTCTCCGACGCGCCGCGCAAGCTGCGGCGCCTGTGCGGCGTGGGCGCGCTGCTCGGCACCCTGTCGGTGGTGATGACCATTTCCCGGGCGGGCTTCATCGGCATCCTGCTGCTGCTCTTCGGCGTCGGCCTCACCTGCGGCTTCTGGAAGAACCCGATCCGCGTGGCGGTGAGCGCCGTGCTCCTCGCCGTGGTGGGCACGGGGCTGTACCTCAAGCTCGGAGACGCCTTCAACTCACGCTTCGAGACGTCACTGGCCGCGGAGTACGGGGACAAGCCCACCGAGGGCCGCATCGTCTACCTCAACCTGGCCGACCTGATCGTCAGCGAGCGGCCCTGGGGCTGCGGGCTGAACAACTGGTCCTGGTGCGTCACCAACCGCTACGGGCCGATGCTGGGGATGCGCTACCTGGCTTACGAGAGCACCGACGAGCGCCCCCGCGCCGGGCCCATCCCCGCCGGCTCCAACGTGGAGGCGCCCCAGGCGGCTCCGGCGCACAGCCTGTACGCCATCACCCTCGGTGAGAGCGGGTGGCTGGGGGTCATCCTCCTGGGCGTGCTCTGGTGGCGCTGGCTGAAGCTGGGAGCGAGCTTCCTGCGCGCGCGCTCCAAGTCGTTCCGCTCCCGCTTCGGCACCGGCGTCTTCTTCTCCCTGCTCGGCGTGGTGTTGCAGAGCCTCGTCGAGTGGGAGATCCGCCAGACGCCCCTGCTCTTCCTGCTGCACATCCTGCTGGGCGCCGTCGCCAGCCTGTATCCGGCACGGCCCTCGCGGTGGGTGGCGGCCCGGAGGCGCGAGCGTGCCCGCGCCCGCCGCCGCCTGGAGCTGAGCGCTCCCGTGACGAACCCGCCCTCCGGCGTCAACGCCTGA